The following are encoded in a window of Poecile atricapillus isolate bPoeAtr1 chromosome 3, bPoeAtr1.hap1, whole genome shotgun sequence genomic DNA:
- the TLR5 gene encoding toll-like receptor 5: MMLCHQLLLVFGLSLASGVCASRRCYSEDQVSMYLFCSLTDVPPVPNDTVKLFLTFNFIRQVTASSFPLLEHLLLLELGTQFVHPVTIGKGAFRNLPNLRILDLGDNKVLQLDLDAFVGLPRLTVLRLFHNYLGDSILEERYFQDLRSLEELDLSANEITKLHPHPLFYNLTALKSVNLKFNKISNFCQTNLTSFQGKHFLYFNLGSNNLYKMEDVAWANCSNPFKDITFSSLDLSENGWSTERVQYLSTAIKGTQISSLMFSTHIMGSGFGYDNLKNPDISTFAGLGRSNLNLFDISHGYIFSLNSLIFQSLGNLESLNLSKNKINQIQRQAFFGLGNLKTLNLSSNLLGELYDYTFEGLHSVMCIYLQQNHIGMIGDKSFRQLVNLKIIDLRDNAIKRLPSFPHLTFAFLGDNKLMSVADRAITATHLELERNWLSDLGDLYILFQIPDLQYIFLKHNRFSDCVKSANVIENNQLIYMDLGENMLQLVWERDLCLDVFGALPKLQVLLLNNNYLSALPLEIFRGLTSLKRLNLASNMLSHLSPGVFPQSLTNLNLSGNQLFSPEPEVFMTLSILDITHNNYVCDCALKSLLVWLNETNVTLAGSPSDRYCVYPPAFEGLPLSYLTYDDCDEDELQQTLRYSLFIFFSVILLLFLVAAIIFTRCRGICFVWYKTIAKRLIDNQRRVADKSEYKYDAYLCYNKNDFEWVQNSLLKHLDSQYFDKNRFTLCFEERDFLPGEEHINNIRDAIWNSRKTICIVTKQFLKDGWCVEAFNFAQSRYFCDLKDVLIMVVVGSLSQYQLMKHKPIRNFLQRSQYLRWPEDYQDVDWFLDNLSCQILKEKIVQRKTSGIELQPIATISH, translated from the coding sequence ATGATGTTGTGCCATCAGCTCCTCCTTGTCTTTGGCCTGTCTCTGGCTAGTGGGGTGTGTGCATCTAGAAGGTGCTACTCAGAAGACCAAGTCTCTATGTATTTATTCTGCAGCCTCACAGATGTTCCACCTGTGCCAAATGATACAGTGAAGCTTTTCCTAACTTTCAACTTTATCAGACAAGTGACTGCGTCTTCGTTTCCACTGCTGGAGCACTTGTTGCTGCTGGAACTCGGAACCCAGTTTGTCCATCCTGTTACCATAGGAAAAGGAGCGTTCAGGAACCTGCCAAACCTTCGTATCTTAGACTTGGGAGACAATAAGGTTCTTCAGCTGGATCTTGATGCTTTTGTGGGCTTGCCAAGACTGACTGTCCTCCGTCTGTTTCACAACTACCTTGGAGACTCCATCCTGGAAGAACGTTACTTTCAAGATTTGAGGTCATTAGAAGAATTGGATCTTTCAGCAAATGAAATCACAAAACTTCATCCTCATCCCTTATTTTATAATCTAACAGCCTTGAAAAGTGTGAACCTGAAATTCAACAAGATATCCAACTTCTGTCAAACCAATCTTACCAGCTTCCAAGGAAAgcactttttatattttaaccTTGGTTCTAATAATTTGTACAAGATGGAAGATGTGGCCTGGGCCAACTGCTCCAACCCTTTTAAAGATATTACATTTAGCTCACTAGACCTTAGTGAAAATGGTTGGAGCACAGAGAGAGTCCAGTATCTCTCTACAGCCATTAAAGGGACTCAAATCAGTTCTTTAATGTTTAGCACTCATATAATGGGTTCAGGATTTGGCTATGATAACTTAAAAAATCCAGATATTTCTACTTTTGCAGGACTAGGAAGAAGTAATCTTAATTTATTTGATATTTCACATGGTTACATTTTCTCTCTCAATTCTTTAATCTTTCAAAGTCTTGGTAATCTGGAATCACTAAACCTTTCCAAAAACAAGATAAATCAAATCCAAAGACAAGCATTTTTTGGCTTGGGCAACCTAAAAACTCTCAACCTCTCAAGTAACCTTTTGGGTGAGTTGTACGATTATACTTTTGAGGGTCTACATAGTGTaatgtgtatttatttacaGCAAAATCATATTGGGATGATTGGTGACAAATCATTCAGGCAATTAgtaaatctgaaaataattgaTCTCCGGGACAATGCCATTAAAAGACTCCCTTCCTTTCCACACCTGACCTTTGCATTTTTAGGTGACAATAAACTAATGTCTGTAGCTGACAGGGCAATAACTGCAACACATCTcgaattagaaagaaattggtTGTCCGACCTAGGTGACCTGTATATTCTTTTCCAAATTCCAGATCTGCAGTATATCTTCTTAAAACACAACCGGTTCTCTGACTGTGTGAAGAGTGCTAATGTTATAGAAAACAATCAGTTAATATACATGGATCTAGGTGAAAATATGTTACAGCTGGTGTGGGAGAGAGATTTATGTTTGGATGTGTTTGGGGCACTGCCCAAACTTCAAGTTCTACTTCTGAATAACAACTACCTTAGTGCTCTTCCACTGGAGATTTTTAGAGGTCTAACATCTCTTAAAAGACTTAACCTGGCTTCCAACATGTTGTCTCATCTTTCTCCCGGGGTTTTCCCGCAAAGCCTAACAAACCTAAACTTATCTGGAAATCAGCTGTTTTCCCCTGAGCCTGAAGTCTTTATGACTTTGAGTATTCTGGATATAACACATAATAATTATGTCTGTGATTGTGCTTTAAAGAGTCTGCTAGTGTGGCTGAATGAAACTAATGTGACCCTGGCTGGCTCCCCCTCTGACAGGTACTGTGTGTACCCCCCTGCCTTTGAAGGGTTACCCCTGTCATATCTGACATACGATGATTGTGATGAAGATGAACTCCAGCAGACACTCAGATACTCACTATTCATCTTCTTCTCGGTCATTCTTCTCCTGTTTCTGGTGGCAGCCATCATTTTCACCCGCTGCCGGGGGATTTGTTTCGTCTGGTATAAAACTATCGCCAAAAGACTGATAGACAACCAACGACGAGTAGCAGATAAAAGTGAATACAAATATGATGCATATCTGTGCTACAACAAAAATGACTTTGAATGGGTCCAGAATTCTTTGCTAAAGCACCTGGATTCGCAGTACTTTGATAAAAACAGATTTACCTTGTGTTTTGAGGAAAGAGATTTTTTGCCTGGGGAAGAACATATCAACAATATTCGTGATGCCATttggaacagcaggaaaacaatcTGCATTGTGACCAAGCAGTTTCTCAAAGATGGGTGGTGTGTGGAAGCCTTTAATTTTGCCCAGAGCAGGTACTTCTGCGATCTGAAGGATGTCCTCATTATGGTGGTGGTTGGGTCACTTTCTCAGTATCAACTGATGAAACACAAACCAATTCGAAACTTCTTACAAAGGAGTCAGTATTTGCGGTGGCCTGAAGATTATCAAGATGTAGACTGGTTTTTAGATAACCTTTCTTGCcaaattctgaaggaaaaaatagtgCAGAGGAAAACCAGTGGTATAGAGCTGCAGCCTATAGCAACTATCTCACATTGA